The proteins below are encoded in one region of Erinaceus europaeus chromosome 15, mEriEur2.1, whole genome shotgun sequence:
- the PALB2 gene encoding partner and localizer of BRCA2 isoform X2, with amino-acid sequence MDEPSGRPLSCEEKEKVLITWVEIRPVFMSPVCILHPLKEKLAFLKREYTKTLARLQRAQRADKAKNSVKKSVEENYLLRQEISLQLTHSEPKNKVYSHDTLQKNTHLDEHTREKTRLPLDLEPKPFNHRDGSVKRSDRQRTDVTQESFPCRTNGPEGEKKQKYVLPGGRKTEQKRTLSSQEEPGCLCGAGLLLLSEKSLTEQEGISRESPKTSAAETRTCLSNSSMFYLPDPPAKLTEIGGESLLVPSAARLQGGVDEPSGVEGGSHSQRGTTLPSHTPSDGRTRGQQLKLKPPEDPSELTAYGYPNDCPVSPANFQAQNRKMAVISGSPKLNAVVGTNSRQLEADDSPRKRELTCGLQTRENRNFKEQNHSENSLNSPSNTPDGRDESLQENEVIHQSQSLSPEAASPVSADDQTHSCTVLEGLLFPAEYYIRKTRSMSNCQMKVALEAVIQSHLGVRKKGFKSKEPAKKVRLSNNAPDRRTTSTSDTSEGQASPRSPREVLSLTGVKSPEPSGDALSQPRNRRRRERRNSVSNPRSDPHELSLPTCSLSGFSNSKQQAVLHRGRTQKAVIHGKEVCGPKEDSCPPSSNTYVRLGHDAPKAPFPMEEMLTSKQLASFLKITAFELPDEDFGSLKLEKLKSCSEKPVEPFGSKTQRERHLREGKHIIFKELSSEQVDRKMADLDEEHVPQSRKTHLKPSTLNSQLQKKGLSSSILLFTPMNTPAADNSDIVTAVGGSPTFPILGTTPAVDSQPNCEQGSAEAVGQACPAPWLSPLKATRDPAGWASQASLDSSRCYLMSGGRRQPPCDANPQATLQPSGSCTLRENQLCGHTGRESRDRPLEQTEIADLPACDSLSPGNLQLVSKLKNPSGSCPVDVSAVWWEIAGLKTPCIITACEYVVSLWKALDTWQWEKINSWHFTEVPVLQIVPVPDVSSLVCVALGNLEIREIRALLYSSDGAHEKQVLLGSGNIKAVLGLTKRRLVSSSGTLCDQQVEVMTFAEDGGKGRQLLMPPEETILTFAEVQGLQEALLGTTIMNNIVIWNLNSGQLLTKMHIDDSYQASVCHKAYSDMGLLFVVLSHPCAKESEPLGSPVFQLIAINPMTSLSAGVMLYCLPQGQAGRFLEGDVKENLAAAVLTSGKIAVWDLLLGHCMALLPPVSDQSWSFVKWSGTDSHLLAGQKDGNIFVYRY; translated from the exons ATGGACGAACCTTCCGGGAGGCCCTTGAGctgtgaggagaaggaaaag GTCCTGATTACATGGGTGGAGATCAGACCTGTTTTCATGAGTCCTGTCTGTATTCTTCACCCA tTGAAGGAGAAATTAGCATTCTTGAAAAGGGAATATACCAAGACACTGGCCCGCCTTCAG cGTGCTCAAAGAGCTGACAAAGCCAAGAATTCTGTTAAGAAGTCAGTGGAAGAAAATTACTTGCTCCGGCAGGAAATTTCACTCCAGCTAACCCACTCAG aaCCTAAAAACAAAGTTTATTCTCATGACACCTTACAGAAGAATACCCATCTGGATGAACACACTCGAGAAAAGACACGTCTTCCACTAGACCTTGAACCCAAACCCTTTAACCACAGAGATGGCTCAGTAAAAAGATCAGATAGGCAAAGAACAGATGTTACCCAAGAGAGTTTTCCTTGTAGGACCAATGGTCCTGAGGGTGAGAAAAAGCAGAAATATGTGTTGCCAGGTGGGAGGAAAACAGAGCAGAAGAGAACACTTTCCTCACAGGAGGAGCCGGGGTGTCTCTGTGGCGCTGGTTTGCTTCTGCTCTCTGAAAAAAGCCTCACGGAGCAGGAAGGAATCAGCAGAGAAAGTCCTAAGACATCTGCCGCTGAAACAAGAACTTGCCTTTCCAATAGTTCCATGTTTTACCTTCCGGATCCTCCAGCAAAACTTACAGAAATTGGTGGAGAGAGTCTGTTAGTTCCATCAGCCGCCAGATTGCAAGGAGGTGTTGATGAACCCTCAGGAGTAGAAGGAGGAAGTCACTCCCAAAGGGGGACTACACTTCCTTCACACACTCCATCAGACGGCAGGACTCGGGGTCAGCAGCTTAAGCTGAAACCGCCAGAAGATCCCTCTGAACTAACTGCGTACGGTTATCCAAATGACTGCCCTGTGTCACCCGCAAACTTCCAGGCGCAAAACAGAAAAATGGCTGTCATTTCAGGCAGCCCAAAATTAAATGCGGTTGTCGGTACAAATAGCCGGCAGTTGGAGGCGGATGATTCACCTCGGAAACGTGAACTCACTTGTGGCTTACAGACACGGGAAAACCGAAACTTCAAAGAACAGAATCACTCAGAAAACTCTTTGAACTCTCCCAGTAACACTCCCGATGGGAGAGATGAAAGTCTTCAGGAAAATGAGGTCATACATCAGTCTCAGAGCCTTAGTCCAGAAGCGGCCTCACCTGTTTCTGCAGACGATCAGACACATTCGTGTACAGTGCTTGAGGGCCTTCTATTTCCTGCAGAATATTACATTAGAAAAACTCGAAGCATGTCGAACTGCCAGATGAAGGTAGCCCTGGAGGCTGTCATCCAGAGTCATTTGGGTGTCAGAAAAAAAGGGTTCAAAAGTAAAGAACCGGCTAAAAAGGTAAGGCTTTCTAATAATGCACCTGACCGAAGAACAACTAGTACGTCGGACACATCCGAAGGCCAAGCAAGCCCCAGAAGTCCTCGGGAAGTTCTTTCATTAACCGGAGTCAAGTCACCTGAGCCTTCTGGAGATGCCTTATCCCAGCCACGGAATAGAAGACGCAGAGAAAGGAGGAATTCAGTCAGCAATCCCAGATCAGATCCCCATGAACTCTCCCTGCCCACTTGTAGCTTGTCGGGTTTCAGTAATTCCAAACAGCAAGCCGTCTTGCACAGAGGTCGGACTCAGAAAGCAGTTATTCACG gGAAGGAAGTGTGTGGTCCGAAAGAGGATTCCTGTCCTCCTAGTAGTAATACTTACGTGAGGTTGGGTCATGATGCTCCCAAGGCTCCGTTTCCTATGGAGGAAATGCTCACTTCGAAACAACTGGCATCGTTTCTCAAAATCACAGCCTTTGAGTTACCGGATGAAGACTTTGGATCTCTGAAGCTTGAAAAACTGAAATCCTGCTCAGAAAAGCCTGTTGAGCCCTTTGGGTCAAAAACACagcgagaaagacacctcagaGAAGGCAAACATATCATTTTTAAGGAACTGAGTTCTGAACAAGTAGATAGAAAGATGGCGGATCTGGACGAGGAACATGTTCCTCAGTCAAGAAAAACACACCTGAAACCGTCCACACTAAACAGCCAGCTTCAGAAGAAGGGCCTGTCTTCCTCAATATTACTTTTCACTCCTATGAATACTCCAGCGGCTGATAACAGTGACATCGTCACAGCGGTTGGGGGTTCGCCCACTTTCCCCATCTTGGGCACGACGCCAGCAGTTGACTCCCAACCCAACTGTGAACAAGGGTCTGCAGAGGCCGTTGGACAAGCTTGCCCTGCACCCTGGCTTTCTCCCCTGAAAGCCACAAGAGACCCCGCCGGCTGGGCCAGCCAAGCTTCATTAGATAGCAGCCGGTGCTATCTAATGTCAGGCGGGAGGAGACAGCCTCCCTGTGATGCCAATCCTCAGGCAACACTTCAGCCCAGTGGGTCATGCACTTTGAGAGAGAATCAGCTGTGTGGACATACAGGACGGGAATCACGGGACCGTCCCCTCGAACAG ACTGAAATAGCAGACCTTCCTGCTTGTGATAGCTTAAGCCCAGGCAACCTACAATTGGTTTCAAAGTTAAAG AATCCTTCAGGTTCCTGTCCTGTGGACGTGAGTGCCGTGTGGTGGGAAATAGCTGGTCTGAAAACCCCGTGTATCATAACTGCTTGTGAATATGTAGTTTCGCTTTGGAAAGCTCTGGACACTTGGCAGTGGGAGAAAATCAATTCCTGGCACTTCACAGAG GTGCCAGTCTTACAGATAGTTCCTGTGCCTGATGTTAGCAGTCTTGTGTGTGTGGCTTTGGGAAATTTGGAGATTAGAGAAATCAG GGCATTACTTTATTCTTCTGATGGTGCCCATGAAAAGCAAGTCCTGCTGGGCTCTGGAAATATAAAAGCCGTGCTTGGCCTGACAAAGCGGAGACTTGTCAGTAGCAGTGGGACCCTCTGCGACCAGCAAGTGGAAGTCATGACGTTTGCCGAGGACGGCGG TAAGGGAAGACAGCTTCTGATGCCCCCTGAAGAGACGATACTGACCTTTGCTGAGGTCCAAGGGCTGCAGGAAGCCCTCCTGGGCACCACCATCATGAATAACATTGTGATTTG GAACTTAAACAGCGGCCAGCTCCTCACGAAGATGCACATCGATGATTCCTACCAAGCGTCAGTTTGTCACAAAGCCTATTCTGACATG GGGCTTCTGTTTGTTGTTCTGAGTCATCCTTGTGCCAAAGAGAGCGAGCCTCTGGGAAGCCCCGTGTTCCAGCTGATCGCCATCAACCCCATGACAAGCCTGAGCGCCGGCGTCATGCTCTACTGTCTTCCGCAGGGGCAGGCGGGCAG
- the PALB2 gene encoding partner and localizer of BRCA2 isoform X3 — MDEPSGRPLSCEEKEKVLITWVEIRPVFMSPVCILHPLKEKLAFLKREYTKTLARLQRAQRADKAKNSVKKSVEENYLLRQEISLQLTHSEPKNKVYSHDTLQKNTHLDEHTREKTRLPLDLEPKPFNHRDGSVKRSDRQRTDVTQESFPCRTNGPEGEKKQKYVLPGGRKTEQKRTLSSQEEPGCLCGAGLLLLSEKSLTEQEGISRESPKTSAAETRTCLSNSSMFYLPDPPAKLTEIGGESLLVPSAARLQGGVDEPSGVEGGSHSQRGTTLPSHTPSDGRTRGQQLKLKPPEDPSELTAYGYPNDCPVSPANFQAQNRKMAVISGSPKLNAVVGTNSRQLEADDSPRKRELTCGLQTRENRNFKEQNHSENSLNSPSNTPDGRDESLQENEVIHQSQSLSPEAASPVSADDQTHSCTVLEGLLFPAEYYIRKTRSMSNCQMKVALEAVIQSHLGVRKKGFKSKEPAKKVRLSNNAPDRRTTSTSDTSEGQASPRSPREVLSLTGVKSPEPSGDALSQPRNRRRRERRNSVSNPRSDPHELSLPTCSLSGFSNSKQQAVLHRGRTQKAVIHGKEVCGPKEDSCPPSSNTYVRLGHDAPKAPFPMEEMLTSKQLASFLKITAFELPDEDFGSLKLEKLKSCSEKPVEPFGSKTQRERHLREGKHIIFKELSSEQVDRKMADLDEEHVPQSRKTHLKPSTLNSQLQKKGLSSSILLFTPMNTPAADNSDIVTAVGGSPTFPILGTTPAVDSQPNCEQGSAEAVGQACPAPWLSPLKATRDPAGWASQASLDSSRCYLMSGGRRQPPCDANPQATLQPSGSCTLRENQLCGHTGRESRDRPLEQNPSGSCPVDVSAVWWEIAGLKTPCIITACEYVVSLWKALDTWQWEKINSWHFTEVPVLQIVPVPDVSSLVCVALGNLEIREIRALLYSSDGAHEKQVLLGSGNIKAVLGLTKRRLVSSSGTLCDQQVEVMTFAEDGGSKGRQLLMPPEETILTFAEVQGLQEALLGTTIMNNIVIWNLNSGQLLTKMHIDDSYQASVCHKAYSDMGLLFVVLSHPCAKESEPLGSPVFQLIAINPMTSLSAGVMLYCLPQGQAGRFLEGDVKENLAAAVLTSGKIAVWDLLLGHCMALLPPVSDQSWSFVKWSGTDSHLLAGQKDGNIFVYRY; from the exons ATGGACGAACCTTCCGGGAGGCCCTTGAGctgtgaggagaaggaaaag GTCCTGATTACATGGGTGGAGATCAGACCTGTTTTCATGAGTCCTGTCTGTATTCTTCACCCA tTGAAGGAGAAATTAGCATTCTTGAAAAGGGAATATACCAAGACACTGGCCCGCCTTCAG cGTGCTCAAAGAGCTGACAAAGCCAAGAATTCTGTTAAGAAGTCAGTGGAAGAAAATTACTTGCTCCGGCAGGAAATTTCACTCCAGCTAACCCACTCAG aaCCTAAAAACAAAGTTTATTCTCATGACACCTTACAGAAGAATACCCATCTGGATGAACACACTCGAGAAAAGACACGTCTTCCACTAGACCTTGAACCCAAACCCTTTAACCACAGAGATGGCTCAGTAAAAAGATCAGATAGGCAAAGAACAGATGTTACCCAAGAGAGTTTTCCTTGTAGGACCAATGGTCCTGAGGGTGAGAAAAAGCAGAAATATGTGTTGCCAGGTGGGAGGAAAACAGAGCAGAAGAGAACACTTTCCTCACAGGAGGAGCCGGGGTGTCTCTGTGGCGCTGGTTTGCTTCTGCTCTCTGAAAAAAGCCTCACGGAGCAGGAAGGAATCAGCAGAGAAAGTCCTAAGACATCTGCCGCTGAAACAAGAACTTGCCTTTCCAATAGTTCCATGTTTTACCTTCCGGATCCTCCAGCAAAACTTACAGAAATTGGTGGAGAGAGTCTGTTAGTTCCATCAGCCGCCAGATTGCAAGGAGGTGTTGATGAACCCTCAGGAGTAGAAGGAGGAAGTCACTCCCAAAGGGGGACTACACTTCCTTCACACACTCCATCAGACGGCAGGACTCGGGGTCAGCAGCTTAAGCTGAAACCGCCAGAAGATCCCTCTGAACTAACTGCGTACGGTTATCCAAATGACTGCCCTGTGTCACCCGCAAACTTCCAGGCGCAAAACAGAAAAATGGCTGTCATTTCAGGCAGCCCAAAATTAAATGCGGTTGTCGGTACAAATAGCCGGCAGTTGGAGGCGGATGATTCACCTCGGAAACGTGAACTCACTTGTGGCTTACAGACACGGGAAAACCGAAACTTCAAAGAACAGAATCACTCAGAAAACTCTTTGAACTCTCCCAGTAACACTCCCGATGGGAGAGATGAAAGTCTTCAGGAAAATGAGGTCATACATCAGTCTCAGAGCCTTAGTCCAGAAGCGGCCTCACCTGTTTCTGCAGACGATCAGACACATTCGTGTACAGTGCTTGAGGGCCTTCTATTTCCTGCAGAATATTACATTAGAAAAACTCGAAGCATGTCGAACTGCCAGATGAAGGTAGCCCTGGAGGCTGTCATCCAGAGTCATTTGGGTGTCAGAAAAAAAGGGTTCAAAAGTAAAGAACCGGCTAAAAAGGTAAGGCTTTCTAATAATGCACCTGACCGAAGAACAACTAGTACGTCGGACACATCCGAAGGCCAAGCAAGCCCCAGAAGTCCTCGGGAAGTTCTTTCATTAACCGGAGTCAAGTCACCTGAGCCTTCTGGAGATGCCTTATCCCAGCCACGGAATAGAAGACGCAGAGAAAGGAGGAATTCAGTCAGCAATCCCAGATCAGATCCCCATGAACTCTCCCTGCCCACTTGTAGCTTGTCGGGTTTCAGTAATTCCAAACAGCAAGCCGTCTTGCACAGAGGTCGGACTCAGAAAGCAGTTATTCACG gGAAGGAAGTGTGTGGTCCGAAAGAGGATTCCTGTCCTCCTAGTAGTAATACTTACGTGAGGTTGGGTCATGATGCTCCCAAGGCTCCGTTTCCTATGGAGGAAATGCTCACTTCGAAACAACTGGCATCGTTTCTCAAAATCACAGCCTTTGAGTTACCGGATGAAGACTTTGGATCTCTGAAGCTTGAAAAACTGAAATCCTGCTCAGAAAAGCCTGTTGAGCCCTTTGGGTCAAAAACACagcgagaaagacacctcagaGAAGGCAAACATATCATTTTTAAGGAACTGAGTTCTGAACAAGTAGATAGAAAGATGGCGGATCTGGACGAGGAACATGTTCCTCAGTCAAGAAAAACACACCTGAAACCGTCCACACTAAACAGCCAGCTTCAGAAGAAGGGCCTGTCTTCCTCAATATTACTTTTCACTCCTATGAATACTCCAGCGGCTGATAACAGTGACATCGTCACAGCGGTTGGGGGTTCGCCCACTTTCCCCATCTTGGGCACGACGCCAGCAGTTGACTCCCAACCCAACTGTGAACAAGGGTCTGCAGAGGCCGTTGGACAAGCTTGCCCTGCACCCTGGCTTTCTCCCCTGAAAGCCACAAGAGACCCCGCCGGCTGGGCCAGCCAAGCTTCATTAGATAGCAGCCGGTGCTATCTAATGTCAGGCGGGAGGAGACAGCCTCCCTGTGATGCCAATCCTCAGGCAACACTTCAGCCCAGTGGGTCATGCACTTTGAGAGAGAATCAGCTGTGTGGACATACAGGACGGGAATCACGGGACCGTCCCCTCGAACAG AATCCTTCAGGTTCCTGTCCTGTGGACGTGAGTGCCGTGTGGTGGGAAATAGCTGGTCTGAAAACCCCGTGTATCATAACTGCTTGTGAATATGTAGTTTCGCTTTGGAAAGCTCTGGACACTTGGCAGTGGGAGAAAATCAATTCCTGGCACTTCACAGAG GTGCCAGTCTTACAGATAGTTCCTGTGCCTGATGTTAGCAGTCTTGTGTGTGTGGCTTTGGGAAATTTGGAGATTAGAGAAATCAG GGCATTACTTTATTCTTCTGATGGTGCCCATGAAAAGCAAGTCCTGCTGGGCTCTGGAAATATAAAAGCCGTGCTTGGCCTGACAAAGCGGAGACTTGTCAGTAGCAGTGGGACCCTCTGCGACCAGCAAGTGGAAGTCATGACGTTTGCCGAGGACGGCGG AAGTAAGGGAAGACAGCTTCTGATGCCCCCTGAAGAGACGATACTGACCTTTGCTGAGGTCCAAGGGCTGCAGGAAGCCCTCCTGGGCACCACCATCATGAATAACATTGTGATTTG GAACTTAAACAGCGGCCAGCTCCTCACGAAGATGCACATCGATGATTCCTACCAAGCGTCAGTTTGTCACAAAGCCTATTCTGACATG GGGCTTCTGTTTGTTGTTCTGAGTCATCCTTGTGCCAAAGAGAGCGAGCCTCTGGGAAGCCCCGTGTTCCAGCTGATCGCCATCAACCCCATGACAAGCCTGAGCGCCGGCGTCATGCTCTACTGTCTTCCGCAGGGGCAGGCGGGCAG